The proteins below come from a single Rickettsiales bacterium genomic window:
- a CDS encoding PQQ-dependent sugar dehydrogenase, translated as MRPWLLALVALLLGSMSASSWAQDTGPYVTNGECDGFPKVNLTTASGLCAGLVGSHLGFVRGIAALGTDLYVTDMGGWGGIGRGKILRLRDNGHGKPETVLANLDQPSSIAPAPGNMLYIGVLGKIIRYNPATQAVNDIIVHLPVDGQHPLSAFAVAPDGSLFVNVGSGTDHCEKEGGSAPDPAAPCPEASSHLLPRGAIVHIMPQATPIDAQTLTAYATGLRNSIALTVLPSGQLYAGVNSRDIIDQADPSLSDEDLPHDTLNLVREGQEYGWPYCYDNNIPNPEYPHYDCSKKQLPTLLLPPHAAPLGMLLYKGNLLPGLKDKLIIGYHGYRAKGHRIVALALDKKQMPKGTPVDIISGWDAKPGDHPMGAPVGLLELEDGSIIVAEDRNGTLLRIARTPQKQ; from the coding sequence ATGCGACCATGGTTACTGGCGCTCGTTGCATTGCTCCTTGGGAGCATGAGCGCTTCAAGTTGGGCACAGGATACAGGGCCGTACGTCACGAACGGCGAATGCGACGGTTTTCCGAAAGTTAATCTGACGACCGCGTCCGGTCTTTGTGCCGGGCTTGTCGGAAGTCATCTGGGCTTTGTGCGCGGTATTGCCGCCCTCGGCACGGACCTCTACGTCACCGATATGGGCGGCTGGGGTGGCATCGGGCGTGGTAAGATCCTGCGCCTGCGCGATAACGGCCATGGCAAACCCGAAACCGTGCTCGCAAACCTTGACCAGCCAAGCTCCATCGCCCCTGCCCCCGGAAACATGCTCTATATCGGCGTGCTCGGCAAGATCATTCGCTATAACCCCGCAACGCAAGCTGTGAATGACATCATCGTCCATTTGCCTGTCGACGGTCAGCATCCGTTATCGGCATTCGCAGTGGCGCCGGACGGTTCGCTGTTCGTCAATGTCGGAAGTGGAACCGATCACTGTGAAAAAGAAGGTGGCAGTGCACCCGATCCTGCTGCTCCCTGCCCGGAAGCCTCTTCTCACCTGCTGCCCAGGGGGGCCATAGTCCATATTATGCCGCAGGCAACTCCCATCGATGCCCAGACCCTCACCGCTTACGCAACGGGCCTGCGCAACAGTATCGCTCTGACCGTATTGCCTTCCGGGCAGCTTTATGCGGGCGTCAACTCCCGCGATATTATCGATCAGGCAGATCCGTCGCTCTCTGATGAAGATCTGCCCCACGACACGCTCAACCTTGTCCGAGAGGGACAGGAATATGGCTGGCCCTATTGCTACGACAACAACATCCCTAACCCGGAATACCCGCATTACGACTGCAGCAAAAAGCAGCTGCCGACCCTGCTGCTGCCCCCGCATGCGGCTCCTCTGGGGATGCTGCTATATAAGGGCAACTTATTGCCCGGCCTCAAGGATAAACTGATCATCGGTTATCATGGCTACCGCGCCAAAGGCCACCGCATTGTTGCACTCGCACTGGATAAAAAACAAATGCCCAAAGGCACACCTGTGGACATCATTAGTGGCTGGGATGCAAAGCCCGGCGACCATCCGATGGGAGCACCGGTGGGACTGCTGGAACTGGAAGATGGCAGCATCATCGTCGCGGAAGACCGCAACGGTACGCTCCTCAGGATTGCGCGAACGCCGCAGAAGCAGTAA
- a CDS encoding TMEM165/GDT1 family protein, with translation MEALLISFLAIAAAEIGDKTQLIALCLASRFHKPVPIILGILCATLANHAVTGLIGQWLGSLLSGNVLHILLALSFFAAAWWAFIPDKLDEDCTKAFSSHSIFITTAITFFVAEIGDKTQLATATLAAQFQPLVAVIVGTTLGMMAANIPAVLCSRMIMKKIPLNIVRMVSGLFFAGLGLFEISKMLTH, from the coding sequence ATGGAAGCCCTCCTGATTTCCTTTCTTGCGATTGCCGCTGCTGAAATAGGCGATAAAACCCAGCTTATCGCGCTGTGTCTTGCCTCGCGGTTTCATAAGCCCGTGCCTATTATCCTGGGTATCTTGTGCGCAACGCTTGCCAATCATGCTGTGACGGGATTGATAGGGCAATGGCTCGGCAGCCTGCTAAGCGGGAATGTACTCCATATCCTGCTTGCGCTTTCCTTTTTTGCGGCGGCCTGGTGGGCTTTTATTCCTGACAAACTGGATGAAGACTGCACAAAGGCCTTCAGCAGCCATAGCATCTTCATTACCACTGCCATCACTTTCTTTGTTGCGGAAATAGGGGATAAGACACAGTTGGCGACAGCGACGCTCGCGGCTCAGTTCCAGCCGCTTGTTGCGGTGATCGTCGGAACTACGCTTGGCATGATGGCGGCGAATATCCCTGCGGTTTTATGCAGCCGCATGATTATGAAAAAGATACCGCTCAACATCGTCCGAATGGTGTCGGGATTATTTTTTGCCGGTCTTGGATTGTTTGAGATCAGCAAAATGCTTACCCATTAG
- a CDS encoding DUF6356 family protein codes for MRQPIVYSRKALLFAGAVKKAFVKHPADLGEGYLQHFAFAAETSLDLIGAGCALMTHAFFPFLFPRTASTKVKRIYGAMQERSARSGMLEKMLPNNILPFRKPSAADGIARVGVVGGGFSGALAIANLVRRAHSPMVIEWFDEGNTLACGVAYGTEDAVHLLNVRANRMGAFPEAPDGFYQWLHTAEGKKCSAELCPGKEWTPHSFVPRALYGAYLKFLTEEAFRLARNKGIDIRVVQAQVMDVRLYDPQTQQLLLCSSKGGIMRETLVDALVLATGNLPPRSFGNQIDVARCVDDVWRPSADSIFPRNVNQLSADSEVVIVGTGLTMIDTVQTLRARGFKGTVTAISRHGKLPQAHTDDAHVSPYPAWEWTQTPDEAPQTALGLLRAFRQQLRKAEAEGYDWRSVVDSLRPVTAHLWRRLATGEKRKCVRHLLTLWNTHRHRVAPQIYADIKAMLASGTLKIVSGHIYYIGTDEMGVTVAYRKRGANRVETIRAALVINCSGPQYDIAASGHTLLKNMRDRGLVTVGPLRCGIEINSTGGAAGLAGQAVFPIGSLLVGELLECTAVPELRQRAAEIAQILADKFAPAAIIAGREKEYHHAG; via the coding sequence ATGAGGCAACCCATAGTATACTCCCGAAAAGCGCTCCTGTTTGCGGGTGCCGTCAAGAAAGCTTTCGTAAAACATCCTGCCGATTTGGGTGAAGGCTATCTTCAGCATTTCGCCTTTGCGGCCGAAACTTCCCTGGATCTGATAGGAGCGGGTTGCGCCCTAATGACGCATGCGTTCTTCCCATTCCTGTTTCCGCGTACGGCCAGCACGAAAGTGAAGCGTATCTACGGTGCGATGCAGGAGCGGTCGGCGCGAAGCGGCATGCTTGAGAAAATGCTGCCGAATAATATTCTGCCTTTCAGGAAACCGTCTGCCGCCGATGGTATTGCGCGGGTAGGTGTGGTGGGGGGCGGTTTCAGCGGAGCCCTCGCGATTGCTAATCTCGTGCGCCGCGCGCATTCTCCTATGGTCATTGAGTGGTTTGATGAGGGAAACACGCTTGCCTGCGGTGTTGCGTACGGTACGGAAGATGCAGTGCATCTTCTGAATGTGCGTGCGAACCGCATGGGGGCTTTTCCGGAAGCGCCCGATGGGTTTTATCAATGGCTGCATACAGCTGAAGGAAAGAAATGTAGCGCCGAGCTGTGTCCGGGGAAAGAGTGGACCCCGCATAGTTTCGTACCGCGTGCGCTCTACGGTGCTTATCTCAAATTCCTCACGGAAGAGGCATTCCGTCTTGCCCGGAACAAGGGAATCGATATCCGGGTCGTGCAGGCTCAGGTCATGGATGTGCGTCTGTATGATCCGCAGACGCAGCAGCTTCTGCTGTGCTCCTCCAAAGGCGGCATCATGCGTGAAACGCTGGTGGATGCGCTTGTGCTGGCCACCGGTAATCTGCCGCCGCGCAGTTTCGGTAACCAGATCGATGTGGCAAGATGTGTAGACGATGTATGGAGACCCAGCGCGGATAGTATATTTCCCCGCAATGTAAACCAGCTTAGTGCCGATAGCGAAGTTGTGATTGTAGGCACCGGGCTGACAATGATCGATACAGTACAGACGTTGCGTGCACGTGGATTCAAGGGAACGGTAACGGCGATTTCACGGCATGGAAAGCTGCCGCAGGCGCACACTGATGATGCGCATGTCAGCCCTTATCCGGCGTGGGAGTGGACACAGACGCCGGACGAGGCTCCGCAGACTGCGCTGGGGCTGTTGCGTGCATTCCGGCAGCAGTTGCGGAAGGCGGAAGCGGAAGGGTATGACTGGCGCAGCGTGGTGGATTCATTGCGCCCGGTGACGGCGCATTTATGGAGAAGGCTTGCCACGGGCGAAAAACGCAAATGTGTCCGGCATCTGCTGACATTGTGGAACACGCATCGTCACCGCGTTGCACCGCAGATTTATGCGGATATCAAAGCCATGCTCGCCAGCGGTACGCTTAAGATAGTTTCCGGCCATATTTATTATATCGGCACGGACGAAATGGGAGTTACCGTAGCTTACCGTAAGCGTGGAGCTAACCGGGTCGAAACTATCCGGGCGGCGCTGGTGATTAATTGCAGCGGCCCGCAATATGATATTGCTGCCAGCGGGCATACGCTTCTGAAAAATATGCGCGATCGGGGGCTTGTGACGGTTGGGCCCTTACGTTGCGGGATTGAAATCAATAGTACTGGCGGCGCAGCGGGGCTGGCCGGGCAGGCGGTTTTCCCTATCGGATCATTGCTGGTGGGAGAGCTTCTGGAATGTACGGCCGTGCCTGAATTGCGGCAGCGGGCGGCAGAGATTGCTCAGATACTGGCAGACAAATTTGCTCCTGCTGCTATAATAGCGGGCAGGGAAAAGGAATATCACCATGCCGGATAA
- a CDS encoding Rrf2 family transcriptional regulator — translation MLSMKAKYALRAMMVLARNEKRLMQTKTIAQEADVPHKFLEVILSDLRNHGLVESKRGIMGGYNLSKPADVITIGDVIRIMDGPLAPIRCASVTAYQPCDDCPDVAKCAIRSVMKDVRIAISGVLDQRTIKDMLSLPKGAATLLDHDILEP, via the coding sequence ATGCTCTCGATGAAAGCCAAATATGCATTGCGGGCAATGATGGTTCTGGCAAGGAATGAGAAGAGGCTGATGCAGACAAAAACGATTGCACAGGAAGCGGACGTGCCGCACAAGTTTCTTGAAGTCATATTATCCGACCTCAGGAATCATGGGCTTGTGGAAAGCAAGCGCGGCATCATGGGAGGATATAATCTCTCCAAACCTGCGGACGTGATTACCATCGGCGATGTCATCCGCATCATGGATGGGCCTCTGGCTCCTATTCGTTGTGCAAGCGTCACGGCTTACCAGCCTTGCGATGACTGTCCCGATGTCGCCAAGTGCGCTATCCGCAGTGTCATGAAGGATGTCAGGATTGCGATTTCCGGCGTACTGGATCAACGCACGATCAAGGATATGCTGAGTCTTCCCAAAGGGGCGGCTACTCTCCTGGATCACGATATTCTCGAGCCGTAA
- a CDS encoding SLC13 family permease codes for MPFPIVITFLVLAGVLYAFIREKIPAHLAAIGAMALLLATGMINTDQALAVFSNPAPVTIIAMFVIAASLERTGVMDSIASAALRLADKNRYVALGTLLCGVIAGSAFMNNTPVVMLMIPVIITVARRLKEFPSHYLIPLSYAAILGGTCTLIGTSTNILVDGVAHTMGQPSFTMFEITKAGMILAIAGAAFLFLFARKLLPGRALSDTGHINTNDKHYIAEALIPHDSPLIGKTLNDLQFSSSGGYEILDLIREETGARSGGIFARVKDALEEPSSSASKRSTLRDIPLQAGDRLWFKTNRNELLQLKQQIGITFATEDMHLAEPLATRETVMVEGVVGPNSAFIGRNPDSLRLRRRYGCYILAIHRGEAHISSDFSSLVLRSGDTLLLEGPRDELEKLFEHEGILSLGEIRRRSFDRRKAPLAIGVLLGVILLSAVGMMPIAGLALIGAIVLIVTGCVTGEQAYASIQWRILLLIFGTLGISRAMESSGTARLIIDAVAHAAQPFGPQAVLAVVYLVAMLLTEFMSNNAVGVLVTPIAIGIAQSLGVNPRPFIVAVMFAASASFATPIGYQTNSLVFAAGNYRFRDFLRIGIPMNLLMMALTVTIVPLLWKF; via the coding sequence GTGCCTTTTCCCATCGTAATAACTTTTTTAGTGCTGGCCGGGGTGCTTTATGCATTCATACGTGAAAAAATTCCTGCCCATCTTGCCGCGATCGGCGCAATGGCACTGCTGCTTGCAACAGGTATGATTAATACGGACCAGGCCCTTGCGGTATTCTCCAATCCAGCTCCTGTGACCATCATCGCCATGTTTGTCATTGCGGCTTCTCTTGAACGCACTGGAGTGATGGATTCCATCGCCTCTGCAGCGCTTCGGCTTGCCGACAAAAACCGTTACGTCGCATTGGGTACATTGCTATGCGGCGTAATAGCCGGTTCGGCTTTTATGAATAACACACCGGTAGTGATGTTGATGATCCCGGTGATTATTACCGTTGCGCGCCGCCTGAAGGAATTCCCCTCCCATTACCTCATACCGCTGTCTTACGCCGCGATTCTGGGCGGCACCTGCACATTGATCGGCACCTCCACCAATATTCTGGTAGACGGTGTAGCCCATACGATGGGCCAGCCCTCCTTCACTATGTTCGAAATCACCAAAGCAGGGATGATTCTGGCAATCGCCGGAGCGGCTTTCCTTTTCCTGTTTGCAAGAAAACTGCTGCCGGGACGGGCGTTGTCAGATACTGGGCATATAAATACAAACGACAAGCACTATATAGCGGAGGCTTTGATTCCCCATGATTCCCCGCTTATCGGCAAAACCCTGAACGATCTGCAATTCAGCTCAAGCGGCGGATACGAAATCCTCGATCTCATCCGCGAGGAAACAGGAGCAAGATCGGGAGGCATTTTCGCCCGCGTCAAGGATGCACTGGAAGAACCCTCTTCGTCCGCAAGCAAGCGCTCCACTTTACGCGATATTCCTCTTCAGGCAGGCGACCGTCTTTGGTTTAAGACAAACCGCAATGAGCTGCTACAACTCAAACAGCAGATCGGCATCACCTTTGCAACGGAAGATATGCATCTGGCAGAGCCTCTGGCCACACGCGAAACGGTGATGGTCGAAGGAGTAGTCGGCCCGAACTCCGCTTTTATCGGCCGCAATCCGGATAGTTTACGGCTGCGCCGCCGCTACGGCTGCTATATTCTTGCCATTCATCGCGGTGAAGCGCATATCAGCAGCGATTTCAGCTCTCTCGTATTACGCAGCGGCGATACGCTGCTGCTGGAAGGTCCGCGTGACGAGCTGGAAAAATTATTCGAGCATGAGGGAATATTAAGCCTCGGAGAAATCCGGCGACGCAGTTTCGACCGGCGCAAAGCCCCGCTTGCCATAGGCGTGTTGCTGGGCGTAATTCTGCTTTCCGCCGTGGGAATGATGCCGATTGCAGGGCTGGCGCTCATCGGCGCAATAGTGCTGATTGTAACAGGCTGCGTGACGGGGGAACAGGCTTATGCGAGCATTCAGTGGCGCATCCTGCTGCTGATCTTCGGCACGCTCGGCATCTCGCGGGCCATGGAAAGCAGCGGCACGGCACGCCTGATCATCGATGCCGTTGCACATGCCGCTCAACCCTTCGGACCGCAGGCTGTGCTGGCCGTGGTGTATCTGGTTGCGATGCTGCTTACCGAATTCATGAGCAATAACGCCGTGGGTGTTCTGGTTACCCCCATTGCCATCGGAATCGCACAGTCATTAGGCGTCAATCCCCGCCCCTTTATCGTGGCCGTGATGTTCGCCGCTTCCGCAAGCTTCGCCACTCCCATCGGCTACCAGACGAACAGCCTTGTTTTCGCGGCAGGCAATTACCGGTTCCGGGATTTTCTACGCATCGGCATCCCGATGAATCTGCTGATGATGGCACTGACCGTGACCATCGTTCCGCTGCTCTGGAAGTTCTAG
- a CDS encoding nitronate monooxygenase: MFSKLGIELPIIQAPMAGVSTPVLAAAVSNAGGLGSLGVGAMDAACARRTIEETKALTDKPFNVNVFVHEAARADAQREAAWLKALAPYFQTYDAEPPKSIREIYKSFREDGDMLDMLLAARPAVVSFHFGLPSPAYIAALKNAGITLLATATNLDEAHAIQAAGIDAGVAQGIEAGGHRGVFDPKAHDDALSTFVLTRLLVERLDIPVIASGGIMDGAGIAAALRLGAVAAQLGTAFIACPESSANDAFRAALKGPGAQHTVMTDMISGRPARCLANRFTALSEALAGLPVPDYPIAYDAGKALNAAALAKGEGGFGAQWAGQGAPLARSMPAAELVRTLAREMAGLS, translated from the coding sequence GTGTTTTCAAAACTGGGAATTGAATTGCCGATCATACAGGCGCCGATGGCGGGTGTATCCACGCCTGTGCTTGCTGCAGCCGTTTCGAATGCAGGGGGACTTGGTTCGCTGGGCGTCGGTGCGATGGATGCGGCTTGTGCACGCCGTACGATAGAGGAAACGAAAGCGCTCACGGACAAGCCCTTTAATGTGAATGTGTTTGTGCATGAGGCGGCTCGTGCGGATGCGCAACGTGAGGCTGCGTGGCTCAAAGCCCTTGCTCCGTATTTCCAAACGTATGATGCTGAGCCGCCGAAGTCGATTCGGGAAATCTATAAGAGTTTCCGTGAAGATGGCGACATGCTCGATATGCTGCTTGCGGCACGGCCTGCCGTGGTCAGCTTTCATTTCGGCCTTCCGTCTCCTGCTTATATTGCGGCATTAAAAAATGCGGGCATTACATTGCTCGCAACAGCGACGAATCTGGATGAAGCTCATGCTATCCAGGCCGCAGGGATCGATGCGGGCGTGGCGCAGGGGATTGAAGCGGGCGGCCATCGCGGCGTGTTCGATCCTAAAGCGCATGACGATGCGCTCAGTACTTTTGTGCTCACAAGGCTGCTGGTGGAAAGGCTTGATATTCCGGTGATCGCAAGCGGCGGTATTATGGATGGTGCGGGTATTGCAGCAGCTTTGCGCCTTGGCGCGGTTGCCGCACAGCTTGGCACTGCCTTTATCGCCTGTCCGGAATCGAGCGCGAATGATGCGTTTCGTGCCGCTCTGAAAGGGCCCGGCGCGCAGCATACGGTGATGACCGACATGATTTCAGGCCGTCCGGCGCGGTGCCTTGCGAACCGGTTTACCGCTTTGAGCGAAGCGCTTGCAGGGTTGCCGGTGCCGGATTATCCCATTGCGTATGATGCAGGTAAGGCGCTGAATGCGGCGGCTCTAGCTAAGGGCGAAGGAGGATTCGGCGCGCAATGGGCGGGGCAGGGCGCACCGCTTGCCCGGTCCATGCCTGCGGCTGAACTGGTCAGAACACTTGCGCGTGAAATGGCGGGTTTGTCCTAG
- a CDS encoding PDZ domain-containing protein, translated as MRRGIVFFLLCILTACANPYSQFYQGAPDARVNPYYEALSADIQVYPSNNFTHDIHALIRKGYFVIGYSAFEAPSASITDDQARAQAKKIGAQIVLVSSHYSRTVSGVAPVTIPTTSTSYSTANATAYGPGGVVNAYGTGTTTTYGSETLMMPYSIQRSEFGAVYLAKAKARLGLFFDAQSSELDIATRKRLNSNGGLRVSDVVEGTPAFEANIFPGDILLSVEGDKVYSQEQYGQLLNKYEGQSVTLKLYRDGKILKKEVKILSVAKEVITHGDGK; from the coding sequence ATGAGGCGCGGTATAGTTTTCTTCCTGCTTTGTATATTAACTGCATGTGCAAATCCCTACTCTCAGTTTTACCAAGGTGCTCCGGATGCAAGGGTAAACCCGTATTATGAAGCGTTGTCAGCAGATATACAGGTTTATCCTTCAAATAATTTTACTCACGATATACATGCCTTAATACGGAAAGGATATTTTGTTATTGGCTATTCCGCGTTTGAAGCTCCTAGTGCTTCGATCACTGACGATCAGGCTAGAGCACAGGCAAAAAAAATAGGAGCGCAGATTGTACTCGTCAGTTCACATTATTCCCGCACCGTTTCAGGTGTAGCACCTGTGACAATTCCCACGACGTCTACATCATACTCTACCGCTAATGCTACGGCATATGGGCCGGGGGGAGTGGTTAATGCTTATGGGACCGGAACGACAACAACCTATGGCAGCGAAACTCTGATGATGCCATATTCAATACAGCGATCAGAATTTGGAGCTGTTTATCTTGCAAAGGCTAAAGCGCGTCTCGGATTATTTTTTGATGCCCAGTCTTCCGAGCTTGATATTGCAACGCGAAAACGCCTCAATTCAAACGGTGGCCTCCGAGTATCGGATGTAGTTGAGGGAACCCCAGCATTTGAAGCCAATATATTTCCAGGTGATATATTACTCTCTGTTGAAGGTGATAAGGTCTATTCACAAGAGCAATATGGGCAGCTTCTGAATAAATATGAAGGGCAGAGCGTTACTCTCAAATTGTATCGCGATGGAAAAATTCTGAAGAAGGAAGTTAAAATACTGTCTGTTGCTAAAGAAGTAATAACTCATGGGGATGGCAAATGA
- a CDS encoding MEDS domain-containing protein, whose amino-acid sequence MYYSISSVIFHMDALPRHQCIVYGGQPTLHLQSLALTIIGKLKGKKRCLYLNSPAMVAEMRTALITAGLDPAAEIKKGSLVFVSDQNHLVDGKFDVDKMMDMLNITLQQALADGYTGLWATGDMTWEFGSEKNFAKLFEYEQRLDIFMKHNPGLSGVCQYHRDNIPIEAIETAGRVHPAMYVSDTLSHINPDYELPAA is encoded by the coding sequence ATGTATTATTCAATCTCATCTGTAATTTTTCATATGGACGCACTACCCAGACATCAATGCATTGTCTATGGAGGCCAGCCGACGCTTCATTTACAAAGCCTGGCGCTGACGATCATTGGCAAGCTGAAGGGCAAGAAACGTTGCCTGTACCTGAACAGCCCGGCGATGGTTGCTGAAATGCGGACCGCACTTATAACGGCGGGACTTGATCCGGCGGCGGAAATCAAAAAAGGATCTTTGGTCTTTGTGTCGGACCAAAATCATCTGGTGGATGGCAAGTTCGATGTCGACAAGATGATGGATATGCTGAATATCACGCTACAACAGGCGCTGGCTGACGGTTACACCGGCCTGTGGGCAACCGGTGATATGACCTGGGAATTCGGCAGTGAAAAGAACTTCGCTAAGCTTTTTGAATATGAGCAGCGGCTGGATATATTCATGAAACACAATCCGGGGTTATCCGGCGTCTGCCAGTATCATCGGGACAATATACCAATCGAGGCTATCGAAACAGCAGGTCGCGTCCACCCGGCGATGTATGTCAGCGATACGCTATCTCACATCAACCCGGATTATGAACTACCTGCAGCCTAA
- a CDS encoding integrase arm-type DNA-binding domain-containing protein — translation MKLTATAINNTKAKDKALKLFDGGGLFLLVKPAGGKWWRLKYRFGGKEKLLSLGTYPEVSLKEARERREEARKLLANGVDPSDNRKAVKATQVELAANTFEVIAREWWAKFSEGWTPGHADKVIRRLERCIFPWLGNKPIREITPSVLLTCIRRIEDRKALETAHRALQNCGQICYQAMDLQRRARRVPDPTLKMR, via the coding sequence ATGAAGCTCACTGCTACTGCTATCAACAACACAAAGGCCAAGGACAAGGCGCTCAAGCTCTTTGATGGCGGTGGCCTGTTCCTGCTTGTAAAACCGGCTGGGGGTAAGTGGTGGCGTCTTAAATACCGATTTGGGGGTAAGGAGAAGCTATTGTCCCTTGGCACATACCCCGAGGTATCTTTGAAGGAAGCACGGGAACGTAGAGAAGAAGCTCGCAAGCTGTTAGCTAACGGGGTTGATCCCAGTGATAACAGGAAGGCTGTAAAGGCTACCCAGGTAGAACTTGCGGCCAATACCTTTGAAGTTATTGCGCGTGAGTGGTGGGCGAAATTCTCAGAAGGCTGGACGCCAGGGCATGCAGACAAAGTGATCCGCAGGTTGGAGCGCTGCATTTTTCCTTGGCTGGGTAACAAGCCGATAAGGGAGATTACGCCCTCAGTGCTGCTTACCTGCATCAGGCGCATAGAGGATCGTAAGGCACTGGAGACTGCCCATAGAGCATTACAGAACTGTGGGCAGATATGCTATCAAGCGATGGATTTGCAGCGGCGCGCACGTCGCGTTCCCGATCCAACTTTAAAGATGCGGTAG
- a CDS encoding NHL repeat-containing protein: protein MMKRGFTLIELSVVLAVLSVVMAGGLSILTVSLQQTQYDETVNKIHTIKDALLSYSTAFSRLPCPSSLTAPPTNASYGAEVSSPGSCSGANYTNSGVAEGGVPTRVLQLPDTYMYDAWGRRLRYAVDTSFTYASGSNAGLPAPIGGMGVPSATPITVKDAAGAARVGNAVYVILSHGANGHGAFTKTGSQMNGASNNTDEWTNCHCDGSIVSTGYSPTYIQHSANYQTAGDPRYRFDDIVSFAQPWQLASQSSSVSALSATLPNYIFLIDYNNSKFWKYNANTKTWSNPTVAGLNNPQALGVDSSGNIYIGNDTGSAIYKYTNSTATWAAWSVTGVSRPSAIIFDTSGHIYISNYGGNNITEYNSSGGSPIKTLTDGFTGPQSIALDGSGNLWVADSYVPNCNNLAGYGATTAAGTGLCIAKYNGTSWTTIGKAGTGQGQFYEPQGLYVDANQVLWVADYGNNRIQKCSLSTDCSVTTNWTVYGGTSTGTAAGQFNTPSGIWGDAQGNIWVADGHNRRLQVFWKKTQQWDIFADMTLVTTQSLFFSYPIVTMGR from the coding sequence ATGATGAAACGCGGTTTTACGCTGATCGAGCTCTCCGTGGTGCTGGCAGTCCTTTCTGTGGTGATGGCCGGCGGCCTTTCCATACTGACCGTGAGCCTCCAGCAGACGCAATATGATGAAACCGTCAATAAAATCCATACGATTAAGGACGCGCTGCTGAGTTACAGCACCGCTTTCTCCCGTCTGCCCTGCCCGTCCAGCCTTACAGCGCCTCCCACTAATGCCAGCTACGGCGCTGAAGTCAGCAGTCCCGGCAGCTGCAGCGGAGCCAATTACACCAATTCCGGCGTAGCCGAAGGCGGCGTGCCCACACGTGTGCTGCAGCTTCCCGATACGTATATGTACGATGCCTGGGGCCGCAGGCTGCGCTATGCCGTGGATACAAGTTTCACCTATGCAAGCGGCTCCAACGCTGGGCTGCCCGCTCCCATCGGCGGCATGGGCGTTCCCAGCGCCACCCCTATCACGGTGAAGGACGCCGCAGGGGCCGCACGTGTCGGAAACGCAGTGTATGTCATTCTAAGTCACGGCGCAAACGGACATGGCGCTTTCACTAAAACCGGCAGCCAGATGAATGGCGCCAGCAACAATACGGATGAATGGACCAACTGTCATTGCGACGGATCTATTGTAAGCACAGGCTACTCGCCCACTTACATTCAGCATAGTGCTAACTACCAGACCGCAGGCGACCCAAGATACCGCTTTGACGATATCGTATCCTTCGCGCAGCCCTGGCAGCTCGCTTCCCAGTCCTCTTCGGTGTCTGCCCTTTCCGCAACATTGCCGAATTACATTTTTCTGATTGATTACAACAACAGCAAATTCTGGAAATATAACGCCAACACGAAAACCTGGAGCAACCCGACCGTTGCAGGGCTCAATAACCCGCAGGCGCTCGGAGTGGATAGCAGCGGCAACATCTATATCGGCAACGATACGGGCAGCGCCATCTATAAATACACCAACAGCACAGCAACCTGGGCGGCCTGGTCCGTCACCGGCGTAAGCCGCCCGAGCGCCATCATATTTGACACAAGCGGCCATATCTATATTTCAAACTACGGCGGAAACAATATCACCGAGTATAACTCGAGCGGCGGCAGCCCCATCAAAACCCTGACAGACGGCTTTACCGGCCCTCAATCCATTGCGCTTGACGGCAGCGGCAATCTCTGGGTGGCCGACAGCTATGTCCCCAACTGCAATAACCTTGCAGGCTATGGTGCCACCACCGCTGCAGGTACGGGATTATGCATTGCCAAATATAACGGCACGTCCTGGACCACCATTGGCAAAGCTGGCACCGGTCAGGGTCAGTTTTATGAACCGCAGGGACTTTATGTCGACGCCAATCAGGTGCTATGGGTAGCTGATTACGGCAATAACCGCATACAGAAATGCTCGCTCAGCACCGACTGCTCCGTGACCACCAACTGGACCGTCTACGGAGGCACATCAACTGGAACCGCCGCCGGACAGTTCAACACCCCCAGCGGTATCTGGGGAGATGCACAGGGCAATATCTGGGTCGCAGACGGACACAACCGCAGGCTGCAGGTGTTTTGGAAAAAAACGCAGCAATGGGATATTTTCGCGGATATGACCCTCGTGACAACACAATCGTTATTCTTCTCCTATCCGATTGTAACCATGGGCAGATAG